TTGGCATGTGGAGGCAATCACGTGCTATTTTATTGccttatttatgtatttgtttattattttttattatttattttctttgatatctaatttgaaaatttcacTTGACTagactttatattattttcttttaatgatatatatacaaacatatttttaataacatattattaactttctttatattatatagtatatttaaattttatataataactcatattttctttgttttgtttgtttttatctTGAAGATGTTTGAAAGAGATCTTAAAAGGATCGTGGAGCCGAGTATACAAGACAAGTTAGGGATAACTTTGATGCAAGGGATTTCATATAATAATTATCAGAAGataatagttttatttttaatctgtTTGCAAactgagtatttttttttttgaaagcagtCTTCCATCTTTGAGTTTTTCCCCACCAGATAGTGTCTTAGTCCTAGATTTGTTGTCGTCGTTGTCGAACTAGTGGGGATTGTTCATTCTTAATTGGTGAAATTTTTAGGTTCACGTCAAGGACCCAAGTTGAAATGAGCTATTTCACTCAAAATGAAACTGACTAACAAAACTTTGCAACGGTTTAAGTGAGGCCATATTTGCctctaatcaaaataatatttttatttatcttctctCCGACATCATTTTTGGCATCTTTCTTTGAAAATAACACGACAAGTTGGCACACAAAATGAGAACTTGGTCAAATTTGTCCTACCTGACTTTTCAAATATTACTTACTTTatgtttctaattttattattttgatatattaaatttcactactagaaaaacggATAAAATTGACCGTCATTTTCGGTCAATTTTAGTTAATATTGACCAACTTcagtcaaaaatatatttcagggtttttttgaaactttgtgcGGGAAAATGGGCCCGCCTAGCAAATAGTTTCGACCGCATCCGGTCAAAAATAGTTTTcccacatttttaaaaatttgtgcGGGAAAATTCCCGCCTAGATAATAATTTCGACCGCAGGCAAATTTGACCGCGACCGGTCAATTTTAATGACATCATCGAATTAAAGTTTGGCGGGAACTTTCCCTCCATTTTTTTCGGGGCCCACCATTTAAAATTGACcggataaatttgaccgaaaacGGTCAAAATTATGAGCGGTCAAAATTAATCGGTCAATTTTAGCCTTGACTTGGTGGCATGCGAGTTTAACCTTATATTTGACCGCTTTCAGTCAAAAATAAGGCGGTCAAAAATAATCGGTCAAAAATAacctgtttttcttgtagtgtttaatTAATAGCATCttttacaatattattttaaaatttagaagataataaaatataaattaaagtgATGTGAAATGTTTAGTCGGGAAGAAAAGATAAAAGGtgttaaaataagataaaatgtGATGGAAATGATTATACGCCGAATATTTAAATACTAGTGTACGTATGAATTTCGGTTTATTTAGGagtaaatatttaaatcatcatacaatttgaATTATCTgtgaaaaatttgattttaattgatatttatttgaataatactattaataaatatttagctAATAATTGGGCTGCGTTGAAGAAGCCCATGTTATTGCTGCATAAGCAATTTTACCTGTAGCCCTTGGAGTTGTTATTCATTGGCCCAAAAATGAAAAAGCCCAGTTCCTGCCTATATAAGCATAACATATGATCATGTGTATTCTACATTACCCTACAATTGCGCCGCTTATACAAAAACTCTTTTGTATTCTACATTATCCTACAATTACGCCGCTTATACAAAAATCAGATGAAATTACTTACAGAGCACTCGAAACTCCAACAATAACCATCAACAAGCACCAACATCAACCTAGGTATTGAATCATATACAACATGGCTATTTAGTGTTTTCTCTCAATCATTCCTGTTTGTTTTTGTCCTATAATGCAACATAAATGTTAATATGTTCTTATATATCCTTCAATAATTCATTATTTGATCcagattcaaatattttttaccaGATTTAAACACCTATTGTTTGGATGATGGAGAATCATCATCTTGCTGGTGGTGATGTGGTATGTTAATGTAACCCTccttatatattgtttttattttgtatttgaaaTTGTTGTTTTGGAATTCTCTTATAATCATGTATACTTTTTATTGACCGTGagtttctaaaattttattatgtttatattcgatatatattttgaaaaatattttattactccatatatttttcagatttataaAGCAGAAAGTcaggaaattttaaaaattagttggaattgtttattaagaaaaatttagttaaaatttgtatagtttgtcTAAAATAAGTCCAACAATCATTTAGAGAGCAGAACTACTTTTGATATgtatttacttttatttaaaaaagtatGTTCTAATTTGTAATCGTTGTTATTCccttgataatatttttaataatattcaatatgatatttggatatattaatatatatttttaattttattattttgttgattgtGTCATTATATTTGATACATtcaagttttaataatattagtttaatattaccATCTACttgtattaattcaagcatacaAATACTTCCAtgtataacaatttttatttttaaaacaatcatCTAGCTAGCTAACTTTTATTATTTGGCCGGTTACAAATCTTGAACCCAAACAAATGGGAGTAGATGAGGAGGAACACAGAGATCATATGGCAACCCATGAGTTAGAAATACAAAACCCTCATCCTCATGTGGGTGATGCTGATTCAGCCGTTATTATTCGCATTCCATCTGTCAGCCCTATTATTGATCTCAGCCTAATCCTCTTGATCTTAACATGCTACTCACAGAGGAAGAAGATAAGGGACAACCCGGAGATCATCTGGCAATGCATGTGTTAGAAAATAATCATCATTCCCTTCACATTCACTCTCCTCAAGTAATATCACTCTCCTCAAATAATCATCTGGAAAGGCTTGATCTCAAGGTAAAGTTGGAGAAGGCTACCAAACAGGCAGAGAGTGTTGAGACCTATGCAAAGAAGGCAATTAATGATGCACATGATGCCCAGGCTTCAGGTAAGAAGGCAATATATAAGGCTGTGGCCTCAACCACAAATTGTTACAAGATTTGTTTAGACAACTTTGTAGTATCCTTGGGCATTAGTGGTGAGGATAAATCTTTGGAGGACCATGTAAGTAAGCTTGTTAAGGCAATCCCCTTTCATGCTAGGGCCCCAGCTGATATGGCTGTTGAAGTGCCAGGGCAGGAAGGTGATGTTGGATAAAAAAGGGATGCGGCAGAGAGCAACCCATATGTTTCAGTGTGCAAACCCATGAGGATCAACAAATGTCCAATTTGCAGAGCCCGGACCATTTCGGTTGAACATGTTCTTCTTCAATAAACAAGCTTGTATGCCTTACTAATTAGCAAGACATGCATAtatgttgaataaaataaatttatgtctcCTAATTTCTCTAAGACCCATTTCTCTTGTAATTATAAGTGGTTTATCTAGTGATGAGCAATGAGTTTACATCTCTTGACAATAAAAATCTTATCAAATTATGAGCTCTGATattatcttatttataaattaattaagatcCATATTAATATCcatgatttatatatgtactttATGCTTATTCCAAAATGATGGTAAACTGTATTGTTTGGGTGAAATGTATGATTTTCAACCCAATAAACTTATGTTTTCACTCATGAAAATGAAGACGGTTtcttctaattaaatatttataaataatgtttACCTCTAGAACTTTGTGATCTtagcaaaataacaattatcaacAAAGTGAAAtagataaacaaatataataataaaataggtaagatatatatataatttgatgaagatcGAATATACTATTTTCtatgtaaaaaaatatcttgttcTGAATTGGTTATGATAAATGAGTATCCATCTACTAAGTCATAGACCAAATTATGTTTGTGTCCACAACTCGCACATGATGAGCACAATTagtattttgaaaagaaaataaagctaTAAAAATACCAATAATATATTAGTGGAttccaaataaatattataaaataaagaatCTTATTAAATGTTATCACTATTTCAAATGTCAACTCCAACATCAGTCGGTCtaatcattttttgttgttgttgctgctattattattattattattattattattattattattattattattattattattattattattattattattattattattattattatcattattataaaaatcatcatcataatcttccttattattaatattagtattagtatatatttcgACTAATATGGAAATAATGTGGACCAAAAGGTAGGAAGTGGGAAATAATGGAGACCAACttgaaaaaaaaagattattttttatttcaaagaatGATATAGAAAAATACTTGTATTtccctaaaaatttaaaatgaccAGTAGTTTTTACTAAATCTTAGTAGTTAATCAAATTACTACTACAAATAATTTGTTACCACATTTGTTGTACCAAGTTTTGATGCCTTCAATTTCCTGATATTACTTTTACTTAATGAGGGAGCTAATTCAAAACtgattacataaaaaatataggTAATACTTCAAGCCTGAGCAAGAGTGTTTACATTGGAAGGGTGAGTGGACAAGATAGCACAATCAAAGATTTAAAAACTATCTTTCTAATTTCATGGGCCCATATTGAAAAGCCTAATTAATTAGCAGCCTTCCCAGCCTATATAATCGTAACATACTCCCCTATCAAACCCACATTGTCCTACAAATCAGCCGCCCAGTTAAATTTGGttcaaaaaattacaaatcaatGGAAACTTCCAACAATGGGCACTATCTTGAACTTGAAGAGTCCAGCAACCACCCAGGTCAAGCAAGCTACCAAATGATAGTAGACCATAGTTATTCAGAATTATCACTCAATACTCCTTGGTATGGCCAGGTAATGCAACTTATACCATTAATATCCTCTTGTGTATCTTTcaacaattcattattttatagtGTTGCAAGTACTCTTTATCATCTGGCAATGACTTTGTTAGAAAATAATCATCATTCCCTTCACTTTCACTCTCCTCAAGTAATATCACTCTCCTCAAATAATCATGTGGAAAGGCTTGATCTCAAGGTAAAGTTGGAGAAGGCTACCAAACAGGCAGAGAGTGTTGAGACCTATGCAAAGAAGGCAATTAATGATGCACATGATGCCCAGGCTTCAGGTAAGAAGGCAATATATAAGGCTGTGGCCTCAACCACAAATTGTTACAAGATTTGTTTAGACAACTTTGTAGTATCCTTGGGCATTAGTGGTGAGGATAAATCTTTGGAGGACCATGTAAGTAAGCTTGTTAAGGCAATCCCCTTTGATGCTAGGGCCCCAGCTGATATGGCCGTTGAAGTGGCAGGGCATGATGGTGATGTTGGATAAAAAAGGGATGCGGCAGAGCAACCCAGGATGTCTCAGTGTGCAACTAACCCAGGAGGATGAACAAATGTCCAATTTGCAGAGCCCCGACCATTTCTGTTGAACATGTTCTTCAGTAAACAAGCTTGTATGCCTTACTAATTAGCAAGACATATATGttgaataaaacaaaatttatgcTTCCTAATTTCTCTAAGACCCATTTCTCTTGTAATTATAAGTGGTTTATCTAGTGATGAGCAATGAGTTTACATCTCTTGACAATAAAAATCTTATCAAATTATGAGCTCTGATattatcttatttataaattaattaagatcATATTAATATCcatgatttatatatgtactttATGTTATTCCAAAATGATGGTAAACTGTATTGTTTAGGTGAAATGTATGTTTTTCAACCCAATAAACTTATGTTTTCACTCATGAAAATGAAGACGGTTtcttctaattaaatatttataaataatgtttACTTCTAAAACTTTGTGATCTtagcaaaataacaattatcaacAAAGAGAAAtagataaacaaatataataataaaataggtaagatatatatatataatttgataaagatcGAATATACTATTttctatgtaaaaaaaatatcttgttcTGAATTGGTTATGACAAATGAGTATCGGTCTACTAAGTCATAGACCAAATTATGCTTGTGTCCACAACTCACACATGATGAGCACAGTTagtattttgaaaagaaaatcaagctaTAAAAATACCAATAATATATTAGTGGAttccaaataaatattataaaataaaaaatcttattAATTGTTATCACTATTTCACATGTCAACTCCAACATCAGTCGGTCTAATCAtttcttgttgttgttgctattattattattattattattattattattattattattattattattattattattattattattataaaaatcatcatcataatcttccttattattaatattagtattagtatatatttcgACTAATATCTAAATAATGTGACCGGAAGGTAGGAAGTGGGAAATAATGGAGACCAACTTggaaaaaaaagattattttttatttcaaagaatGATATTACTAGTACAAATAATTTGTTACCACATTTGTTATACCAAGTTTTGATGTCTTCAATTTTCTGATATTACTTTTTCTTAATGAGAGAGCTAATTCAAAACTcgttacataaaaaataaaaaatatcactccAAGTCTCCAAGCCTGAGCAAGAGTGTTTACATCGGAAGGGTGAGTGGACAAAATAGCACAACCAAAGATTTAAAAACTATCTGTCTAATTTCATGGGCCCATATTGAAAAGCCTAATTAGCAGCCTATATAATTGTAACACACTGCCCTATCAAACCGACATTGTCCTACAAATCAGCGGCCCAGTTATATTTgcttcaagaaattacaaatcaatggAAGCTTCGAACAATGAGCACCATCTTGATGAACTTGAAGAGTCTAGCAACCACCCATGTCAACCAAGCTACCAAATGATAGTGGACCATAGTTATTTAGAATTATCACTCAATCCTCCTTCTTCTGGCCAGGTAATGCAACTTATACCATTAATATCCTCATGTGTATCTTTcaacaattcattattttatcgtGTTGCAAGTACTCTTTATCCCCTTTATACACCAATTATAGGTATGATCGTGAATTATCAatttgttggttattatttgatattttagcaTACATCTTTCCATACTTGTTTTTTCTTTAGTATTTGAACTTGATATTTCAACTCTTTGGACCACACttatcaattttataatttttactaaaatagtttatatttaatataattaatgaaagaacattatcaaaaaatatattattactccatgtattttttctcatttttaaacATGAAGTCAATAATATGTAAACATTAGTTAAGATGTTCAAAAATTGAAGTAATTTATAGTGATGTGCTACTTGCGATAtgtacttatttttatttttatgttttgttctAATATGTaactattgtttttttttttaattttattagtttgtTACTTGTTTGGTTATGTTTGATGTGGAcatgttttataattattaattagaatATTATTTTGTACTTGTATTAAtccaagcatatatatatatacttctttTCAAACTTTCATTTAGAAGTAATCATCTTCCTAGATGACTTTTATTGTTTGCCAGGATATAAACGATGAACCAGAACAAATGGGAAGAAGTGGTGATAGGGAAGCAGAAGTTTTGCTGCTTTCTAATGAAATGCAAAACCGTAATGTGAGGGACGCAGCTGTTGCTATCTCTACACGGATTCCCCCTGTTCCTGATCTCAACATTCATCCTCTTGATCTCAACACGCTACCACCGACAGAGGAGAAAGACAGAGATCATATGGCAACCCATGAGTCAGAAATACAAAACCCTCGTCCTCATGTGGGTGAACCTGATATATGTGTCATATGCCAGGATGAATATGCAGCTGAGGAACTAGCTGGAGGTCTTCGATGTGGACATGAATATCATATGAAATGTATTAAGAAATGGTTGAGGAGGATCACTAAATGTCCAATTTGTAGAGACACCGCTATTTTTGTTGAAcctatttttttcaataaacaaGCCTGTATGCCTTAATTACAAATTAACAACTCATATATGTTggtttcaaaacaaaaaaaaacaactcatatatgttataaaataaatttatgcctTCTAATTTCACTAAGACCCATTTCTCTTGTAATTATATGTGGTTAATCTAGTGATGAGCAATGCGTTTGCATctcttgaaaataaaattcttaACAAATTAATTATGAGCTCTTATGGGTGAACTTGATATATGTGTCATATGCCAGGATGAATATGCAGCTGAGGAACTAGTTGGAGGTCTTCGATGTGGACATGAATATCATATGAAATGTATAAAGAAATGGTTCAGGATTACCAAATGTCCAATTTGCAGAGACACCGCTATTTTTGTTGAacatgtttttttcaataaacaaGCCTGTATGCCTTAATTACAAATTAACAACTCATATATgttagataaaataaatttatacctTCTAATTTCACTAAGACCCATTTCTCTTGTAATTATAAGTGGTTAATCTAGAGCAATGCGTTTATTACATctcttgaaaataaaattcttatcaAATTATGAGCTCTGATATggtcttatttataaattaagatattaatatccataattttatgtattttatgcATATTACTAAATGTtggtaaaatttattatttggtCAGATGTTTGCCTTTCAACCCAATAAACATGTGTTTTCATTCATAAAAATGAGAATGGTTtcttctaattaaatattttatataatgtttACCTTTAAAACATTGTGATCTtagcaaaataacaattatcaacaaagtaaaatagaaaaataaatataataattaaatatatagaatatataaataatttgataaagatcaaatataatattttctatgtaaaaaaattatctttttgGTCCCTGATGATATAATATCCATCATGCTATAATTTTTACATCAATATGGTGTAAATATAACACTATATGGTGTGGTGGGGATGAGAGAAACctacaaaaaaataattctaataaatgtaatgggGGAGGGAAATGGAACTTAGGGTACTAGGGATGACATAGCATCCCATAAAGAAACTCTTATTTGGTGTcaatgtttataaatttcagatatggaattttttcaatttctcaTAGTTAATTTCATCATGATAATAAAAGttttattatgtattttgtTAAGATACAAGCTATATCACATTTCTTAGGTTTGGAATTCATTGTATGCCACAATACCAATGTTATATTAGTCCCTGCACACTAGCTATAAGAAGATAATTCTAGTCAAAAGGacatatttctctttttttttaagagAAATTTGCCAAACAATTTGCTCAAATGCAGTCTCAATCTCAAACTCCAATGAGGTAGTTTATAATTAAGGGGAGGTGCCAATTATTCTATCTTAAATGGGTTAGcaagtataattatataaaacacaTTGATTAGATGTCGGGTTTGCTTTTATTTCATGGTACCTCTAGAAGTTGAGGTTACACATTAACTACGGAGTGTTAGATAAGTTTTAGTGCTCCTATCACTTGGTCTTATTAACTTTTATgaagattctttttttttttttgctctttTCACAATCTTGTTTAGTGTATGATAAAACGTTGCTAAGTTGGTGGTTTCTTTGATAACAAGGTTTTTCCTAAGTTGATGACTCCTTATTCCTTATTTGTTAACTAATATTGGTTCATAGAGATAAGTATTAGTATTACTTCTACTTCATCTTATTCAACTGGATTCTGGTGTTGACTCTTTTCATTAGATTGCACGCATCATATGAAGAGAATGATAAAACTGCAGTAATTTAGTgatttgtttcaacttcaacaaCAAGCTTTTCATTTAGTTGATGAATAGAGATTCCTTAGCTAAGCTCTATATTGGCCTAGCTTGTTTGTTATCAAACTGCACTTGATGAAGTAAATTATTTGGATATGTTCTTATTCATTCTAATTTGTTATGAATGAGTATGGATCTACCAAGTCATAGACCAAATTATATTTGTGTCCACAACTCACACATGATGTGTAGTTTAagtattttgaaaagaaaatcaagatatAAAAATTCCAATAATGTATTAGTGGAtcccaaataaatattataagtaaAGAATCTTATGATTTGTTATCAATATTTCCAATGTCAACTCCAACCGGTCTAATTATTTACtactactattattattattattattattattattattattattattattattattattattattattattattattaatattatcatcGCAATCTTCACTACtattattagtattagtatAATGTTGACAGAAAGGTAGGAAGTGGGAAATAATGGAGACCAACTTGAAAacaaagattatatttatttcaaagaaTGATATAGACAAAATTCTAGGGGTTTACCTAAAAATTGAATATGGGTAGTAGTTTTGACTATATCTCAGTAGTTAATCAAATCATTAGAACACATGATCTGTTATCACATGTGTTGACTGTTGTACCATGCTTTGATGCCTTGAATTTTCTCATACTACATTTACTTTATGGGGTGCTAATTTCAAAACTCCTTACATCAAAAATATGTGCAACACTCTAAGCCTTAATTACAAGGGTGTTTACATTGGAAGCGTGAGTGGACAAGGTAGCCCAACCAAAGATTTATAAACTATCTTTCTGATTTCATGGGCCCAAATTGAAAAAGCCCAATTACCGCCTATATAAGCATAACACATTACCCTATCAAACCCGCATTGTCCTACAAACCACAAATCCGCCGCCTGTATAATCATAACACATTACTCTAGCTATCAAACCCACTTTGTCCTAAAAGATACAACTCCGCCGCTTATATATAAAACCAGTTAAATTTgcttcaagaaattacaaatcaatggAAACTTCCAACAATGGGCACCAACTATTGGTTGAAGAGTCTAGCAATCACCCAGGTCAATCAAGCTATCAAATGATATTAGAGGATGGTTATTCAGAATTATCACTCAATCATCTTTCTATTGGTCGGGTAATGCAACTTACACCACTAGTATCCTCTTTTGTATCTTTCAacaattctttagttataacaTGATGCAAATACTCTTTATCCCCTTTACACAACTATTACAGGCATGACCGTGAATTATCCtctttattattgttttttcttTAGTATTTGTACTTGTTATTTTGAAACTCTTGTAATTCTTATGATGAGCCAAACTAACAGGATTTATAATTTCTATTTAAAtgtcttatatttaatttaattagtgaAATAATATTATCGGTTAAATATAATCAATGaaagaatattattaaaaaatatttaattactccatgtgttttttctaatttttaaaatatgaagtcaataatatataaaaattagttgaagatgtttagaaataattttttaaacgtttgtaaaattaatataaaataaattgaagtcATTTAAAGAGATGAGTTACATGCGAtctgtatttatttttatttttatattttctaatgtaTAAGTATTGTTTTTACCTTAAAAGATTAAGTAAATatacttaatatatataatatttgcatataagaatatttaatttaccTAGTTTGTTACTTGTTTGGCTATATTTGATGCAgacatgttttaaaattatttattactttgtacttgtattaattcaagcatatacacttcttttcaaactttcatttcaaaataatcATCTAGCAAGctgatttttattattgtttgtcAGGTTACAAATGATGAACCAGAACAAATGGGAAGAAGTGATGACAGGGAAGCAGAAGTTTTGCTGCATTCAAATGAAATGCAAAACCCTAATCTGAGGGATGCCGCAGCTGCTATCTCTACACGGATTCCCACTGTTCCTGATCTCAACATGCATCCTCTTGATCTCAACATGCTACCACCGACAGAGGAGGAATTGGAGGAGGAGGAAGGCAGAGATCATATGGCAACCCATGAGTCAGAAATACAAAACCCTCGTCCTCATGTGGGTGAAGCTAGTGCAGCCATTAGTATTTCCACTCGGGTCAGCCCTATTATTGATCTCAACCTCCATCCTCTTGATCTTAACATGCTACccacagaagaagaagataatggTCAACCCAGAGATCATCGGGCAATGCATGTTTTCCAGAATAATCATCCTTCCCTTCACATTCACTCTCCTCAAGTAATTTCATCTCCCTCTTTCCATTGTTAaaatttttctataattttgttcTTGATCTAGTACCCACTCTAAGTTGCCCTGAACCTCAAT
This genomic window from Daucus carota subsp. sativus chromosome 7, DH1 v3.0, whole genome shotgun sequence contains:
- the LOC108194851 gene encoding uncharacterized protein LOC108194851, which produces MEASNNEHHLDELEESSNHPCQPSYQMIVDHSYLELSLNPPSSGQDINDEPEQMGRSGDREAEVLLLSNEMQNRNVRDAAVAISTRIPPVPDLNIHPLDLNTLPPTEEKDRDHMATHESEIQNPRPHVGEPDICVICQDEYAAEELAGGLRCGHEYHMKCIKKWLRRITKCPICRDTAIFVEPIFFNKQACMP